One segment of Cynocephalus volans isolate mCynVol1 chromosome 8, mCynVol1.pri, whole genome shotgun sequence DNA contains the following:
- the LRRC53 gene encoding LOW QUALITY PROTEIN: leucine-rich repeat-containing protein 53 (The sequence of the model RefSeq protein was modified relative to this genomic sequence to represent the inferred CDS: inserted 1 base in 1 codon; deleted 2 bases in 1 codon): protein MEKTLNSTGGCLALVAVILRMVTACPASCVVCAKDVTLCHHLTYIVAAPVTTRVLIITDGYLSSIESTNLSLLFNLALLSLSRNGIEFVQEDALYGLTTLQTLLLEHNRISSSSLTDLTFSKLHSLQVLVLSNNALCTLRGSWFRNTRNLTRLQLDGNQITNLTDSSFGGTNLHSLRHLDLSNNFISYIEKDAFRPLPQLQEVDLSRNRLAHMPDVFTPLKQLILLSLDKNQWSCTCDLHPLARFLRNYIKSSAHTLRNAKELNCQPSTTAMATAKSVLRLSENNCDSRAPNLTLVPKDRSLLLPGQDVALLTVLGFAGAVGLTCLGLVVFNWKLQQGKANEHTSENLCCRSFDESLCAHEARNCHTKGYCNCHLTQENEIKVMSIVGSRKEMPLLQENCHQAKSASEPTALDGSFRNLKRNDHGADSTFLSLDGRLQQSGYSDPSGNMAVFNEAGLLTRYCPKRVEKLRNLEHGEVQPPILPQRVTRTIDISSDTFRRRYATSASALARESLEKHLTNESWQPPIEKEDNGLQPYRQRHFITSSSPKPCEPEEHYVQKILQKHRSKYDDPCELLKRSRPSYFQPSNSLICKYVPCDQFQDYVKEKKRNHREHSKPQKEQIQINSAIEKFLMSEDSIDLLGLSTQIKKTYSPKRVSFHDPDSVEKNSFMMSPKISTHWKQQENQSNHLTKLELKKCSNRGERNKGGKWLTDSQILKKRRTNQSDFKGKIKRKNLKIKLNLHPFRKVRVHPEKSLPELSKKHKQVLLSPKKLSKTSEKKGKINLVSSADFPQWQERNYGRLTSKRLPLKHAPKQTSYYERNAKCIPLVSANNLSRVSQSSLEGSCPPAGHVSDGNLSTLPQPTPLDAGHRHSHSQFSTEPVEGVSQLQLEIPSYLPATWESVRNDVLPSQHSRGATDQGATESTEHMGQNTTKTNELSWFSLSPRNQMQPLDAYKMDTYKKEYTLDPNQALQKEEQNSSCEQSGNEEKTLMTKPKISHQTVEISNMDKEGNDVEKHLSKTETYDSSLIPQXKSKNNLPLMKTNSIPYQNRTELPKDIGTFPLSSQAIWHLTNSSEKGIDSTNGLPRDDSTEALEIKIVGKKEKNTLDENKTNSSMLIRTTQMTLKGTIKERQQIWENGKSEKYIYDPSSIETIIAKDLSIASFHGTRHRMLPSETDLQINSNIHGLREFQNIQPDEDNHVHKEGTLTVETHGVSYLLPELKDSFQAEKRCHYFSAEKNEAENSAPKPVLYPPSAEYANTSPLEAEQSEKKNSNTNRFLR from the exons GTGGATGCCTCGCACTCGTTGCTGTCATCCTGCGGATGGTGACAGCTTGCCCTGCATCATGTGTGGTGTGTGCCAAAGATGTAACCCTCTGTCACCACCTAACCTATATAGTAG CAGCCCCTGTGACCACGAGAGTTTTAATCATCACTGATGGATACCTCTCCTCTATAGAGAGCACAAATCTGTCTCTCTTGTTTAATCTGGCCCTGCTCTCCCTGAGCAGAAATGGTATCGAGTTTGTTCAGGAAGATGCCCTGTACGGCCTCACAACATTGCAGACACTGTTGCTCGAGCACAACCGAATATCCAGCTCTTCGCTCACTGATCTCACCTTCAGCAAGCTTCACAGCCTGCAGGTGCTGGTGCTGAGCAATAATGCTCTCTGTACCCTGCGAGGGTCCTGGTTCCGAAACACCAGGAACCTGACCCGGCTCCAGCTGGATGGGAATCAGATCACCAATCTCACAGATAGCTCTTTTGGAGGCACGAATCTCCACAGTCTCAGGCATCTGGATTTAtctaacaattttatttcttacattgaGAAAGATGCCTTCCGGCCCCTGCCTCAACTACAGGAAGTGGATCTTTCCCGAAATAGGTTGGCCCACATGCCGGATGTTTTTACTCCACTGAAGCAGTTAATCCTTCTGAGCTTAGATAAGAACCAGTGGAGCTGCACTTGTGATCTCCACCCCCTTGCTCGGTTTTTAAGAAACTACATTAAGTCTTCTGCTCACACGCTCAGGAATGCCAAGGAGCTAAACTGTCAGCCATccaccacagccatggccacTGCAAAGAGTGTGCTGAGGTTGTCTGAAAACAACTGTGATTCCAGGGCTCCCAACCTCACTCTGGTTCCAAAGGACAGAAGTCTCCTCCTCCCAGGGCAGGATGTGGCCCTGTTGACTGTCCTTGGCTTTGCAG GAGCTGTTGGTCTCACTTGTCTAGGTTTAGTTGTATTTAACTGGAAACTCCAACAAGGCAAAGCAAATGAACACACATCAGAAAACCTTTGTTGCAGATCCTTCGATGAATCCCTGTGTGCTCATGAGGCAAGAAATTGCCACACTAAGGGATACTGTAACTGCCACTTAACTCAGGAAAATGAGATAAAGGTCATGTCCATTGTGGGGTCCAGAAAGGAAATGCCACTTTTACAGGAAAACTGCCATCAAGCAAAATCGGCCTCTGAGCCCACAGCCCTTGACGGATCATTTAGAAACCTGAAAAGGAACGACCATGGGGCAGACAGCACTTTCCTTTCCCTGGATGGCAGGTTGCAACAGTCAGGATATTCAGACCCTTCTGGGAATATGGCAGTTTTTAATGAAGCTGGCCTACTTACAAGATACTGTCCAAAGAGAGTTGAAAAGCTAAGGAATCTCGAGCATGGAGAAGTCCAACCTCCAATCCTGCCACAACGTGTAACAAGAACAATAG ATATCAGCAGTGACACATTTAGAAGACGATATGCAACATCCGCTTCAGCCTTGGCAAGAGAGAGTCttgaaaagcatttaacaaatgaATCATGGCAGCCTCcaatagaaaaagaagacaatgGCTTACAACCTTACAGGCAGAGACATTTTATTACAAGCTCATCACCCAAGCCTTGTGAGCCTGAGGAACATTATGTACAAAAGATCTTACAAAAACATCGATCAAAATATGATGATCCTTGTGAACTGTTAAAACGGAGCAGGCCTAGTTATTTTCAGCCAAGCAATTCTCTTATCTGTAAATATGTGCCCTGTGATCAATTTCAAGATTATGTGAAAGAAAAGAAGCGAAATCATAGAGAGCATTCAAAGCCCCAGAAAGAGCAAATCCAAATTAATAGTGCAATAGAAAAATtccttatgagtgaggacagcaTAGATTTATTGGGGTTATCAACACAAATCAAAAAAACATATTCCCCAAAGAGGGTTAGTTTCCACGATCCTGATTcagtagaaaaaaatagtttcatgATGTCACCTAAAATATCAACCCACTGGAAACAGCAGGAAAATCAAAGTAACCACCTGACTAAGTTGGAGCTCAAAAAATGTAGCAACCGTGGGGAGAGAAACAAAGGAGGAAAATGGCTTACTGATTCACAGATTCTGAAAAAAAGGAGAACCAATCAATCTGActtcaaagggaaaataaaaagaaaaaatttaaagataaaattaaatttacatcCTTTTAGAAAAGTTAGAGTCCATCCAGAAAAATCTTTGCCGGAACTCTCAAAGAAACACAAACAAGTACTGTTATCACCTAAGAAATTATCCAAAACTTctgagaaaaaaggcaaaataaatctTGTGTCTTCTGCAGATTTTCCTCAATGGCAAGAGAGAAACTATGGTAGACTAACTTCAAAGAGGCTGCCTCTCAAACATGCCCCAAAGCAGACCTCGTACTACGAAAGAAACGCTAAGTGTATCCCTTTGGTCAGTGCTAACAACTTGTCTAGAGTGAGCCAGAGCTCTTTAGAAGGCAGCTGTCCCCCAGCTGGTCATGTTTCTGATGGAAACCTGTCAACACTGCCTCAGCCTACACCCCTTGATGCTGGGCACAGGCACTCACACTCTCAATTTTCAACCGAGCCAGTGGAAGGTGTGAGTCAGCTCCAATTAGAAATTCCTAGTTATTTACCAGCTACTTGGGAAAGTGTGAGAAATGATGTTTTACCATCCCAACATTCCAGGGGGGCTACTGACCAAGGGGCAACAGAGTCCACTGAGCATATGGGGCAGAACACAACAAAGACCAATGAGCTAAGCTGGTTTTCTTTGTCCCCAAGGAATCAAATGCAACCTCTAGATGCCTACAAGATGGACACCTACAAAAAAGAATACACTTTAGATCCAAATCAAGCTTtgcaaaaagaagagcaaaactcAAGTTGCGAACAatctggaaatgaagaaaaaacgtTAATGACAAAACCCAAAATATCACATCAAACTGTGGAAATTTCTAATATGGATAAGGAAGGAAATGATGTAGAAAAACATCTTTCTAAAACAGAAACTTACGATTCCTCTCTCATTCCCC AAAAATCCAAGAACAATCTACCATTAATGAAGACAAATTCTATTCCATACCAAAATAGAACAGAGCTTCCCAAGGATATTGGTACTTTTCCTCTTAGTAGTCAAGCCATTTGGCATCTAACCAACAGTAGTGAGAAAGGAATTGACAGCACAAATGGATTGCCCAGAGATGACAGCACTGAAGCTCTAGAGATAAAAATagtagggaaaaaagagaaaaatacacttGATGAAAACAAGACAAATTCGAGTATGCTAATTCGGACCACACAAATGACCTTAAAAGGCACCATAAAAGAAAGGCAGCAAATTTGGGAAAatggaaaaagtgaaaaatatatatatgatccAAGCTCCATTGAGACCATTATAGCTAAAGATTTGAGTATTGCAAGTTTCCATGGAACCAGACACAGAATGCTTCCTAGTGAAACAGATCTTCAAATTAACAGTAATATACATGGTTTGAGagaatttcaaaatattcaaCCGGATGAAGATAACCATGTACATAAAGAAGGTACATTGACAGTGGAGACACATGGAGTGTCTTATCTCTTACCGGAATTAAAAGACAGTTTTCAGGCAGAAAAA AGGTGCCActatttctcagcagaaaaaaatgaagctgaaaACTCTGCTCCAAAACCCGTACTTTATCCACCATCTGCAGAATATGCTAATACATCACCTTTAGAAgcagaacaaagtgaaaaaaagaactcAAATACTAATCGTTTTCTACGTTAA